The Anopheles coluzzii chromosome 2, AcolN3, whole genome shotgun sequence genome window below encodes:
- the LOC120952341 gene encoding vitellogenin-3-like, which produces MGKRMIVSIVLIGCFCALEVHPFDFGGLVKKTGDVAKVAAKTAKGIAESIPQIFSPEQLLEFSKQSIIGLPAEAIAATINQICSVALLSNATASENEVNITDMNYILMTEDNNVTIPLLESDDLWKNELFNKSYDTVILVTGWTSNVNEPNRAIDTIYNAYKARGGYNFVVIDTAEYVDTLYTWSAFNTNDLGEGLADGLKGLIKYVPLEKIHLIGHSLGAHIVGGAGRYFQYKTNKSIPRITGLDPANPCFNEGESLSGIQRGDADFVDIIHTNAKVLGKRDPIGDADFYPNGVVSVQPGCLDPACSHKRAWELYAETVYPETEKSLLAVKCNSLLSLNTGGCVSNPIPLGFACPKTAKGNFFLKTNDKSPFAMAS; this is translated from the exons ATGGGCAAGCGGATGATCGTGTCGATCGTACTGATCGGATGCTTTTGCGCTCTGGAAGTGCACCCCTTTGACTTCGGTGGGTTGGTGAAAAAGACGGGAGACGTCGCAAAGGTGGCAGCCAAAACGGCGAAAGGCATTGCTGAGAGTATACCGCAAATATTCTCTCCGGAGCAGCTGCTGGAATTTAGTAAGCAATCGATCATTGGTCTACCGGCGGAAGCGATCGCTGCAACGATCAATCAAATAT GTTCGGTGGCACTACTCTCCAATGCAACTGCGTCCGAGAATGAAGTCAATATAACGGACATGAACTACATACTGATGACGGAAGACAACAACGTTACCATACCGTTGCTGGAATCGGACGATCTGTGGAAGAACGAACTGTTCAACAAATCATACGATACGGTCATTTTGGTGACCGGATGGACGTCGAACGTGAACGAGCCGAATCGGGCAATCGATACGATCTACAACGCGTATAAGGCACGTGGCGGGTACAACTTTGTCGTTATCGATACGGCCGAGTATGTGGACACACTGTACACCTGGTCCGCATTCAATACGAACGATCTTGGCGAAGGTTTGGCGGATGGGCTGAAGGGACTGATCAAGTACGTGCCACTGGAGAAGATTCACCTGATAG GCCACAGCTTGGGCGCACACATCGTTGGAGGTGCTGGGCGATACTTTCAGTATAAAACCAACAAATCGATACCACGTATCACCGGTCTTGATCCGGCCAATCCATGCTTCAATGAGGGTGAATCGCTGAGTGGCATACAGCGGGGTGATGCCGATTTCGTGGACATTATTCATACCAATGCGAAGGTGCTGGGCAAGCGTGATCCAATCGGCGATGCAGATTTTTATCCCAACGG CGTCGTTTCCGTCCAACCGGGATGTCTAGATCCGGCAT GTTCTCATAAGCGTGCCTGGGAGCTGTATGCCGAGACGGTGTATCCCGAAACGGAAAAGAGCCTGTTGGCGGTGAAGTGCAACTCCCTTCTCTCGCTTAACACTGGCGGTTGTGTGAGCAATCCAATTCCACTTGGCTTTGCCTGCCCCAAAACGGCCAAAGGAAACTTTTTCCTAAAGACGAA